TATGGAAATCTGTTGTGCGATCATCCCTGTATTCCTCCCCTTTGCATTATCAGTCTTCCCGGTTGTCCAGCACCCGCTTGGCCTTCCCTTCCGTTCGGGGTAAGCTCTCCGGCTCCACCAGCTCGACCTGCGGGGTGATGAGAATATCACTCTTCAGTTCATTGACGATCGTTCTCCGCAAGGACTCCAACTCTTTGAGATCACCGGTGAAATACTCGCGCTGCACCTCCACCTTAACGATCATGTCGTCATTGAAACCTTTACGCTCCAGGATGATCTGAAAGTTATTGCCGACGCCGGCAATATCCATAAGCTTCTTTTCGATCTGGATGGGGAAAGTATTGACCCCTTTGAGAATCATCATATCGTCCGTCCGGCCCTTGATTCTTTCGATCCGACGATGGGTCCGCCCGCAGGGACAGGTGCCGGGGATAATCCTGGGCAGGTCCTGGGTCCGGTAGCGTAGGATCGGCATACCCTCCCGGTTGAGGGTGGTCATCACCAATTCGCCCTCCTGTCCGTCGGGTAACGGTTCCAAGGTGACCGGGTCGATGATCTCCACAAGGTAGGCATCCTCCCAGATATGCAACCCATTCTGCTCCGGACATTCAAAGGCCACACCGGGGCCGCTCATCTCCGACAAGCCGTAGGAATTGAAGGACTTTACACCATAAAAATCCTCAATGCGCCTGCGCAT
This genomic window from Deltaproteobacteria bacterium contains:
- a CDS encoding phenylacetate--CoA ligase; the encoded protein is MFWEKDIETMDGDQLYRMQLERLRNTVESASRSSYYGKLFKEKDIHVENIKTLADLRNIPMTTKEDLRKEWPYGFLAASKDDIVRMHSSSGTTGRATVIFHTMKDIDCWTNQLARCMYMAGLRKSDVFQNMMTYALFTGGLGFHYGAEKLGAMVIPAGPGNSKRQIQLMRDFDTTAIHIIPSYALHLTTVFEEVGVDPIKDTRLRIAFIGAEPHSEKMRRRIEDFYGVKSFNSYGLSEMSGPGVAFECPEQNGLHIWEDAYLVEIIDPVTLEPLPDGQEGELVMTTLNREGMPILRYRTQDLPRIIPGTCPCGRTHRRIERIKGRTDDMMILKGVNTFPIQIEKKLMDIAGVGNNFQIILERKGFNDDMIVKVEVQREYFTGDLKELESLRRTIVNELKSDILITPQVELVEPESLPRTEGKAKRVLDNRED